The following are encoded together in the Planococcus antarcticus DSM 14505 genome:
- a CDS encoding MFS transporter has translation MSKLNSFPLSNSLALKSVSFRKFLYGSFITRSTDWMDMTILNWVIYEWTNSPLMLAILNASRLLPVFLFSLPAGILADRFDKRKILIINYFTLFLATLWIAFLLQRGSTIFWLLAVVALRSCLMTIEVSVRNSFLSDLVPKSMLASAVSIQTTIINLARMIGPAIAGMLLVHFSPGILMYGVSGGTFFVMLSLLSIGPSEQKTSEVKKRKSKRPLKETWRYIQQQPKVLSILLIAIAPMVFGFPYTTMLPLFSKELLQMGPDGFGLLLSVSSFGAIVATLLLAVRQPKRPERLLVISAFSFGMGLFFFILVNESYILVLALMFLIGLASQYYRTLSRVILQLNVDERYSGRILSIALMDRGYIPLGALLVGWIGSVWGVVSAGLFMGIGCCLSTVFIALLRKDLWRGQE, from the coding sequence TTTCGGAAATTTTTGTACGGAAGCTTCATAACCAGATCTACAGACTGGATGGATATGACCATCTTGAATTGGGTGATATACGAATGGACAAATTCGCCATTGATGTTGGCCATATTAAATGCAAGTCGGCTTTTGCCGGTCTTTCTATTCAGCTTGCCGGCGGGAATTCTTGCTGATCGGTTTGATAAAAGAAAAATTTTAATCATAAATTATTTCACTCTGTTTTTGGCAACTTTATGGATCGCTTTTTTATTGCAAAGGGGAAGTACAATCTTTTGGTTATTGGCGGTTGTTGCATTGCGGTCATGCTTAATGACAATTGAAGTTTCCGTACGCAATTCTTTTTTGTCTGACCTGGTTCCAAAATCAATGCTGGCCAGTGCTGTATCGATTCAGACAACCATTATTAATTTAGCCAGAATGATTGGTCCGGCTATTGCAGGAATGCTTCTCGTTCATTTCAGTCCAGGAATTTTAATGTATGGAGTATCAGGAGGCACGTTTTTCGTCATGCTTTCTTTGTTGTCAATCGGACCTTCTGAACAAAAAACGTCAGAGGTTAAAAAAAGGAAATCTAAACGGCCATTGAAGGAGACATGGCGGTATATACAACAGCAGCCAAAAGTATTATCTATTTTGCTTATTGCCATTGCCCCGATGGTTTTTGGTTTCCCTTACACTACTATGCTTCCACTTTTTTCAAAAGAACTGCTTCAAATGGGGCCAGATGGTTTTGGATTATTACTTTCTGTCTCCTCTTTCGGAGCAATTGTGGCCACGTTACTATTAGCAGTTAGGCAGCCGAAGAGACCCGAACGATTGTTAGTGATTTCAGCTTTTTCCTTTGGAATGGGACTTTTTTTCTTTATTTTGGTGAATGAGAGTTACATATTAGTTCTTGCGCTTATGTTTTTAATCGGATTGGCAAGCCAGTATTACCGGACGCTTAGCAGAGTAATCTTGCAATTAAATGTTGATGAGAGATATAGCGGTAGAATTTTAAGTATTGCTTTGATGGATCGAGGTTATATCCCTTTAGGCGCTCTGCTCGTGGGATGGATTGGTAGTGTATGGGGAGTTGTTTCAGCTGGCCTGTTTATGGGAATTGGTTGCTGTCTCTCTACTGTATTTATTGCCCTATTACGGAAAGATCTGTGGAGAGGGCAGGAATGA
- a CDS encoding type III PLP-dependent enzyme codes for MSIIQEEKVSINDIVKKLNEKNNRREAFCAYIYDLEQLRKHAASIKRSLPPFCRLFYAMKANPDKRIIKVLDEIVDGFEAASAGEVRIAKAISKKPIIFGAPAKKDYELELIVKGETELANIESFHDANRLQYLAESVQKKVAVVVRVNLQDNVSNSYLKMAGVPTQFGVAERDIPQLLKKLSLSPNLEVRGFHFHAMSNNLDAEAHVRFIAVCLEKAVDWQKKYGISAPVVNVGGGIGINYINSKAPFDWNVLSEGLHNLYKQYKSKKLELIIEMGRYMVAESGFYATEVIDVKVNHGEGFALVRGGSHHLRLPAAWKMNQPFIVLSNEKWDFPFERPIIKNSKVSIAGELCTPTDILAKDVLIKEIRAGDILIFQFAGAYGWTISHHNFLSHPYPEVYYYE; via the coding sequence ATGTCCATAATTCAAGAAGAAAAAGTATCGATAAACGATATTGTAAAAAAATTGAACGAAAAGAACAATCGAAGAGAAGCTTTTTGCGCGTATATTTATGATTTGGAACAGCTCAGAAAACATGCTGCTTCTATTAAAAGGTCTCTTCCGCCTTTTTGCCGTCTTTTTTATGCAATGAAGGCCAATCCTGATAAGCGAATTATAAAGGTGCTCGACGAAATAGTCGACGGTTTTGAGGCCGCGTCGGCAGGAGAAGTACGAATAGCAAAAGCAATTTCAAAAAAACCAATCATTTTCGGAGCTCCTGCTAAGAAAGACTATGAACTCGAGTTGATTGTTAAAGGAGAGACCGAACTTGCCAATATCGAAAGCTTTCATGATGCAAACCGACTACAGTATTTAGCGGAATCAGTTCAGAAAAAAGTAGCCGTTGTGGTTCGAGTCAACTTACAAGACAACGTATCAAACAGCTATTTGAAAATGGCGGGAGTCCCTACACAATTTGGAGTCGCCGAACGAGACATTCCTCAGCTTTTGAAAAAATTATCATTGTCACCGAATCTTGAAGTCCGAGGCTTTCATTTCCATGCCATGTCAAACAACCTAGATGCCGAGGCACATGTAAGATTTATTGCTGTATGCTTAGAAAAGGCAGTGGATTGGCAAAAAAAATACGGAATCTCTGCACCAGTTGTGAACGTAGGGGGCGGCATAGGAATAAACTATATCAATTCAAAAGCACCGTTTGATTGGAATGTCTTATCTGAAGGATTACATAATTTATATAAACAGTATAAAAGCAAAAAATTAGAGTTGATAATTGAAATGGGTCGTTATATGGTAGCAGAATCGGGTTTTTATGCGACTGAAGTCATTGATGTAAAAGTTAATCACGGTGAAGGTTTTGCCTTGGTTCGAGGAGGCTCACATCATTTGCGGTTGCCAGCAGCCTGGAAAATGAACCAGCCGTTTATAGTTCTTTCAAATGAAAAATGGGATTTTCCATTTGAACGGCCAATTATAAAAAACAGTAAAGTGAGTATTGCCGGAGAGCTTTGTACGCCAACCGACATTTTGGCCAAAGACGTACTAATAAAGGAAATAAGAGCAGGAGATATACTTATCTTTCAATTCGCAGGTGCTTATGGATGGACTATTTCCCATCATAATTTTTTATCTCACCCATATCCAGAAGTATATTATTATGAGTAA
- a CDS encoding phosphotransferase, protein MIHGDFTTDNAFVKDVEVKLFIDVDGMSIGDPRYDVSQSGTL, encoded by the coding sequence ATGATTCATGGAGACTTTACAACAGATAATGCATTTGTTAAAGACGTGGAAGTAAAACTTTTTATTGACGTTGACGGAATGAGCATAGGAGATCCACGGTATGATGTTTCGCAATCAGGAACTTTATAG